The following are encoded together in the Hypnocyclicus thermotrophus genome:
- a CDS encoding Rpn family recombination-promoting nuclease/putative transposase — MIKSLNTISKLLNLDIDILKKSLIDKNLKNESFIEIDMRDFFTDKLYFLPSENLYIYFFENSSNRNRSTFILEFFKSMLNINKKYSKINIKFFLLQNNEVLEIKDIFNRLPYSLDRYSPDFEYILKDFEYSTDENLKKEIKLKMFSQMIKFISNDPELIQITKLLLNN, encoded by the coding sequence ATGATAAAATCTTTAAATACAATATCAAAACTATTAAATTTAGATATTGATATATTAAAAAAATCTTTAATTGATAAAAATCTTAAGAATGAAAGCTTTATCGAGATAGATATGAGAGATTTTTTTACTGATAAACTTTATTTTTTACCTAGTGAAAATTTGTATATTTATTTTTTTGAAAACTCTTCTAATAGAAATAGATCTACTTTTATTTTAGAATTCTTTAAATCAATGTTAAATATTAATAAAAAATATTCAAAAATTAATATAAAATTCTTTTTATTACAAAATAATGAAGTGTTGGAAATTAAAGATATTTTCAATCGTCTCCCTTATTCTTTAGATCGTTATTCACCTGACTTTGAGTACATTTTAAAAGATTTTGAATATTCTACGGATGAAAATTTAAAAAAAGAAATTAAATTAAAAATGTTTTCTCAAATGATTAAATTTATTTCAAATGATCCTGAATTGATTCAGATTACAAAACTCTTATTAAACAATTAA